The Bacillota bacterium genome includes a window with the following:
- a CDS encoding 6-phosphofructokinase, whose product MAKLKGNLLYGQSGGPTSVINASAYGVITEALKHHQEIGEVICMRHGIKGALNEDFIFINKQKEEDIELLKHTPGSAFGSVRYKMKDFREDDSDYIRLLYIFQKYNIRYFLYNGGNDSMDTCYKIADYMSHIDYDCFIIGIPKTIDNDLPFTDHTPGFGSAAKFISNTIMEISYDMLAYPNGKVTIVEIMGRHAGWLTAASSIASISGYGPDLIYLPEIPFSVEQFKEDIKRVYHEKKQCLIAVSEGITNEEGIFISSSSGLKDAFGHFQLGGVSAKLANIVSADLGIPSRSVEFGSTQRAASHIQSLTDVEEAILVGRHAVNAVLRHETDLMITLNRVSSNPYKIEYGLHPLSDCANQEKTVPLDMINKEGNGITDKFLEYALPLIQGENPPQYKDGIQQFSKMI is encoded by the coding sequence ATGGCGAAATTAAAAGGGAATTTACTATATGGTCAATCTGGTGGACCTACTAGTGTTATTAATGCTTCCGCTTATGGAGTGATTACAGAAGCTTTAAAACATCACCAAGAAATTGGTGAAGTAATTTGTATGAGACATGGAATTAAAGGAGCGCTAAACGAAGATTTCATCTTTATTAATAAGCAAAAAGAAGAAGATATCGAACTTTTAAAACATACCCCTGGTTCAGCTTTTGGATCTGTTAGGTATAAAATGAAAGATTTTCGTGAAGATGATTCAGATTATATACGACTTCTTTATATTTTTCAAAAATATAATATCCGGTATTTCCTATATAATGGCGGAAATGATTCTATGGATACTTGTTATAAAATAGCGGATTATATGAGTCACATTGATTATGATTGCTTTATAATAGGGATTCCAAAAACCATAGATAATGATTTACCCTTTACTGATCATACTCCAGGGTTTGGAAGTGCAGCAAAATTTATCTCAAATACTATTATGGAAATTAGTTACGATATGTTGGCTTATCCAAATGGTAAAGTAACTATTGTTGAAATTATGGGTAGACACGCAGGCTGGCTTACAGCGGCATCATCGATAGCCTCCATTAGTGGATATGGGCCTGATTTGATTTATCTTCCTGAAATTCCTTTTTCTGTGGAGCAATTTAAAGAAGATATCAAAAGAGTATATCATGAGAAAAAACAATGTTTAATTGCGGTTTCAGAAGGAATAACAAATGAAGAAGGAATTTTCATTAGTTCGAGTTCCGGATTAAAAGACGCTTTTGGGCATTTTCAATTAGGTGGAGTAAGTGCAAAACTTGCGAATATTGTTTCAGCCGATTTAGGAATTCCTTCGAGATCTGTTGAATTTGGATCGACACAAAGAGCGGCTAGTCACATCCAAAGTTTAACGGATGTAGAGGAAGCAATTCTTGTTGGAAGACACGCTGTAAATGCTGTATTACGTCACGAAACCGATTTAATGATTACATTGAATCGGGTAAGTTCAAATCCTTATAAAATCGAGTATGGACTTCATCCTTTATCTGATTGTGCTAATCAAGAAAAAACCGTTCCACTGGATATGATAAACAAAGAAGGAAACGGAATTACAGATAAATTTCTTGAATATGCCTTACCATTAATCCAAGGTGAAAATCCTCCCCAATATAAAGATGGAATCCAACAATTTTCAAAAATGATA
- a CDS encoding DUF2202 domain-containing protein, with amino-acid sequence MKRNIMKALLVLGFVIIGGFTLTLVNVSAESVYDDVVVELDTVTDETNTSYTIEEMLNYALQDEYLARAEYLAIIETYGEIRPFTNVILAEETHINLLLPLFETYGVTATIDNSANYVVIPESITAAYATGIDAEQANITMYETFLAQTDLPDDIKNVFTYLRDASMNHLNAFEKDHYSCLGTDMVNQIKNQFRKGNQNGTGEQTMNQYKGSNGNQGTAYAYSKTSEFEGVCPNL; translated from the coding sequence ATGAAAAGAAATATTATGAAAGCTTTACTTGTTTTAGGATTTGTAATAATTGGTGGTTTTACTTTAACGCTTGTAAACGTTAGTGCAGAATCTGTATACGACGATGTTGTTGTAGAATTAGATACTGTCACAGATGAAACAAATACTAGTTATACCATCGAAGAAATGTTAAATTACGCACTTCAAGATGAGTATTTAGCTAGAGCTGAATACCTTGCAATTATTGAAACGTATGGTGAAATTCGTCCTTTCACAAATGTAATACTTGCGGAAGAAACACATATTAATTTATTGCTTCCTTTATTTGAAACATATGGAGTTACAGCAACAATAGATAATTCTGCAAATTACGTTGTCATTCCAGAATCAATCACTGCTGCGTATGCAACAGGAATCGATGCTGAACAAGCAAACATTACTATGTATGAAACTTTCTTAGCACAAACTGATTTACCAGACGATATTAAAAATGTATTCACTTATTTAAGAGATGCATCTATGAACCATTTAAATGCTTTTGAAAAAGATCATTACAGTTGCTTAGGAACTGATATGGTCAATCAAATAAAAAATCAATTTAGAAAAGGCAATCAAAATGGAACGGGAGAACAAACTATGAATCAATACAAAGGTAGCAATGGTAATCAAGGAACCGCTTATGCTTATAGCAAAACATCAGAATTTGAAGGAGTTTGCCCAAACTTGTAA